Genomic DNA from Pseudobdellovibrionaceae bacterium:
GCTAAGACCGCGTGCCTGAAGGGTCGCTCTTTGGTAAGACTGAGAGCTTATGAGCACCGAAAAATCGAAGACGCCCCTGTTCGCACCGGTCAAACCGGATGTTCAACTCCCTCGCCAAGAAGAGCAGCTTCTGGACACTTGGGATGCGGGACGAATTTTTCAGCGCTCCATGGATCCGGCCGGTCGCAAAACCTATTCGTTCTACGACGGCCCCCCGTTCGCGACGGGTCTTCCCCACTACGGACACTTGCTCGCGGGCGTGATCAAAGACGTCGTTCCCCGCTACTGGACGATGAAGGGTTATACCGTGCCCCGCCGTTTCGGTTGGGACTGCCACGGCCTGCCGGTCGAATACGAAATCAACAAGACCCACAAGATCGAAAGCCGCAAAGACGTCTTCAAGATGGGCGTCGACAATTACAACGCCGCTTGCCGCGGGATCGTGAAACGCTACTCGGAAGAGTGGAAGACCACCGTCCGGCGCGTGGGCCGCTGGGTCGATATGGAAAACCCCTACTTCACCATGGACGTGGAGTTCATGCAGTCGGTGTGGTGGGTCTTCCAACAGCTGCATGCCAAGGGCTTGATCTACGAAGGCTACAAAGTCGTTCCCTACTCGGTGGGGATCTCCACGCCGCTTTCGAACTTCGAAGCCAATCAGAACTACAAGATGGTGCAGGACCCGGCGCTGACGGTCAGCTTTCCGATTCTGGAAATGCCCGGCGTTTCGATGCTCGCTTGGACGACGACCCCTTGGACGCTGCCGTCGAACTTGGCGCTCGCCGTAGGACTCACCATCGACTACGTGAAGGTGCGTGAAGTCGCGACGGGTGCACAGTACATCCTCGCCGAGGCTTTGCTGGCGTCTTCGTTCAAAGATCCGAAAAAAGACGTCGAAGTGATCGAGGTTTTGAAAGGCGAAAAACTCGTGGGGCTGACCTACGAGCCTTTGTTCACCTACTTCGCGGATCGCCGCGCGAAGGCCGCCTTCCGGGTCATCTCGTCGGATCACGTGACGACCGAAAGCGGGACCGGCGTGGTCCATATGGCCCCGGCCTTCGGGGAAGAGGATTACTACGCCTGCCAAAAAGCCGGCATCCCCATCGTCAATCCCGTGGACGACGACGGCATGTTCACCGCGGAGGTTCCGGACTACATGGGTCAACGCGTGAAAGACGCCGACAAGTCCATCATCGCGGACTTGAAAAAGAAAAACCGCGTCTTCAAACAAGATACGATCCAGCATAGCTATCCGTTCTGCTACCGCTCGGATACGCCGCTCATCTACCGCGCGGTCTCGTCGTGGTTCGTGAAGGTCGAGCAGATCAAAGAGGACCTGATCAAGGCCAACGCGACGACGAACTGGGTTCCCGATCATTTACGCGATGGCCGCTTCGGCAACTGGCTCGAGAACGCCCGCGACTGGGCGATCTCGCGCAACCGCTTCTGGGGAACGCCGCTGCCGCTCTGGAGAAACGCCGAGGGCGAAGTCATTTGCGTGGGTTCGCGCGCGGAACTTGAAAAACTCTCCGGGAAAAAGATCGACGATCTGCATATCGAGGTCGTCGACAAGATCGAAATCCCCTCACCCACCGGCAAGTCGCCTTTACGGCGCATCGAAGGGGTTCTCGACTGCTGGTTTGAGTCGGGCTCGATGCCCTACGCGCAGTGGGGTTATCCTTCGACGAACGTGGAAGAGTTCAAAAAGGCCTTCCCCGCGGACTTCATCGCGGAAGGTCTGGATCAGACGCGCGGCTGGTTCTACACGCTGATGGTGATCGGCACCGCCCTTTACGGGAAGGCGCCCTTCAAAAACGTCGTCGTGAACGGACTGGTGCTGGCCGAGGACGGCCGGAAGATGTCGAAGTCTTTGCGGAACTATCCCGACCCCATGGAGGTTTTGAATCAGCACGGGGCGGACGCGCTTCGCCTTTATTTGATCGACTCTCCCGTCGTGAAGGCGCAAGAACTCAAGTTCTCGGAAAAAGGTGTCTTCGATATCGTTCGCAAGATCCTGTTGCGGTGGTGGAATTCTTATTCCTTCTTCGTGAACTACGCGAACATCGACGGCTTCGTTCCACGCGGGGACGCGAAGAAATCGCCGAACATTTTGGATCAGTGGGTGCTCTCGCGCCTGAATAACCTGATCCAGAACACCGAGCGCGAGATGAACGCGTACCGCCTTTACAACGTCGTTCCGCACCTGCTCCAGTTCATCGAAGAGCTCACGAACACTTACATCCGTTTCAATCGCTCGCACTTCTGGCAAGATGGCATGCCGGAAGAAAAGCGCCTGGCTTACGAAACGTTGTTCGAAGTTCTGACGACGCTGTCGCGACTGATGGCTCCCTTCGCGCCATTTCTGGCCGATGCGACTTACCAGAACCTCGCCAAGGCGATGAAGGACGGGAAAGACAGCGTCCACTTGGAAAGCTTCCCGACGGCGGATACGTCCCTTCTGCGCCCGGAGCTGGAAGAAGCCGTGCAGGCCATGGAGGTCCTGGTC
This window encodes:
- the ileS gene encoding isoleucine--tRNA ligase, with the translated sequence MSTEKSKTPLFAPVKPDVQLPRQEEQLLDTWDAGRIFQRSMDPAGRKTYSFYDGPPFATGLPHYGHLLAGVIKDVVPRYWTMKGYTVPRRFGWDCHGLPVEYEINKTHKIESRKDVFKMGVDNYNAACRGIVKRYSEEWKTTVRRVGRWVDMENPYFTMDVEFMQSVWWVFQQLHAKGLIYEGYKVVPYSVGISTPLSNFEANQNYKMVQDPALTVSFPILEMPGVSMLAWTTTPWTLPSNLALAVGLTIDYVKVREVATGAQYILAEALLASSFKDPKKDVEVIEVLKGEKLVGLTYEPLFTYFADRRAKAAFRVISSDHVTTESGTGVVHMAPAFGEEDYYACQKAGIPIVNPVDDDGMFTAEVPDYMGQRVKDADKSIIADLKKKNRVFKQDTIQHSYPFCYRSDTPLIYRAVSSWFVKVEQIKEDLIKANATTNWVPDHLRDGRFGNWLENARDWAISRNRFWGTPLPLWRNAEGEVICVGSRAELEKLSGKKIDDLHIEVVDKIEIPSPTGKSPLRRIEGVLDCWFESGSMPYAQWGYPSTNVEEFKKAFPADFIAEGLDQTRGWFYTLMVIGTALYGKAPFKNVVVNGLVLAEDGRKMSKSLRNYPDPMEVLNQHGADALRLYLIDSPVVKAQELKFSEKGVFDIVRKILLRWWNSYSFFVNYANIDGFVPRGDAKKSPNILDQWVLSRLNNLIQNTEREMNAYRLYNVVPHLLQFIEELTNTYIRFNRSHFWQDGMPEEKRLAYETLFEVLTTLSRLMAPFAPFLADATYQNLAKAMKDGKDSVHLESFPTADTSLLRPELEEAVQAMEVLVQLGRNHREKIQVKAKIPLNQIRIIHRSATVLETLKKFEPYFLDELNFRKVVYDANEDQYVQISAKANFPVLGKRLGAKMKSVGAGIQKLALADLLRLERGETLQVDGEDIQLSDVEIRRAPKDNNPNLATHQIVSIEVDPTVTPEQVREGLAREVMRKIQAARKSADFQMDDRIQLEIACEGPLREAVEFHREMILSETLTKDFKLLPLAQDPTGAHTESIDIDGDGLKIGVRALPRG